In Lathyrus oleraceus cultivar Zhongwan6 chromosome 2, CAAS_Psat_ZW6_1.0, whole genome shotgun sequence, the DNA window TATAGTTATACACAAACATAAACCCGTGGGCAACacctgatgttacctcatacattcataatattcaaattcgaggagtaaagtagtaggaacaaaggcatacctgatgagagagatcGATCGAACGGCGCGACTGGATTTGTAAAGCTCTGTTaggtttgcgtgaggcggaggtAAAAGAGCGTGTGAATCGGAGTGAACTcctcagagctgcctgaaggttgctgcagagtaatTACTAGGTCTCCTTCTCTCAAGATCTTTCTCCCGTGGttctcccagtgtaactccaagtgtcttttcctctactgaaacttcagtatttatagactgatttcgtgggtaatgggcttgggATGAGGTCAGCTGAGGCCCAAAgctttctgatattttctgaaatgtgcgcccttcgcctagcgaaggatctgctcgcctagcgagcatgacagtgttcttcgctaggcgaagcatctgctcgcctagcgagcatgacagctcatcAGCCGATTCTTGCTTCTTCAAGTCTGGCaatttgcacggtgaataggccccaattggacctgttggtagtacctcaagtctaTTCCTTGCGTTGACTGACCgtctaagtagaacccacaaagtgtcctggatgatgttcgaGCTTCTTGGAGCGAATTCTGATTGACGCGATGCAATATGgcatgaaatgctaaatgacctaaaaagtgaatgcatgaatgaggagggcaaattttggggtgttacacatgaggcctagttgctctttgacatttaagcattctaaaggcatgaggcctagttgctcttcaaactccattagcttgggtaaagtcctaagatctaagtccattttgcccaattctttgcatttggttcacaacaaactgacaaacacaagcacaaaagatatatatacacaattatatactcaagtgagcaaaaggcaaatggcattagcataaacatgtgctcaagtgagcaaaagaaaaaagcaaatggataatatgtacaagaataataaattgcataaaagtaaagtgcaaaaagtaaatgttaatggttaatgattagtgttagtagttagtgtgccataaggcaaatttagcgctatgttaagcaatcgtaattggacttatgtagaagtcacaactatctgaggccgatcaataataatgtaggcaacaacataagttagaagtcttgattagtgaaccaagttccaacaacttgccatgccaaaaaagaaaaagagaattgatcttgtattggtttaagtcctatgcatgtttaggaaacaacctatccttaatgcaaagccattcacttgatcaattgatcaagttgaattagatttgaatcaaggaagattaagtctccctaatcaatgctaacttatcaacctttaactcattgatcaaaaagaaagaagaagaagaagaagaagatgaataatggacaatggaaaaggaaagaataaagtgcattaagatgaaataaaatgtaccaatccatgtcTGTTGACCAAATGAGATTGAGAGTCAAAGTCAAATAATAAGAAAccagaaatgagatgaagattggaggtcaaacaataagcaaaatatttttgacatttttaatattaaaaataaacttgaattaaaaataaaagaaaggtcaatacttcaaatcaaccttgaaatgtccaagtgatttatcccaagttcaacaaggtcaaacaaggtttgacaaaaaatttcagcatttttaaaagtcagcaactatttttaatcaataaaaaatgaataaaaaataacctaattgaactaaaatctcaaataaatctcagatcaattgaaaaattaatgaaaatatttttcatagatctatcatcattcgaATAGGTTAGgacaatatttttgtattttttgaatatcaaaaactatttaaaatgaattaaaaataaccaaaaaagagaaaattcacaaaaaatatcaaattacaaaataaaaaatattaaaaatcaaaagtagaaactagaaattatttggagaagaatgcaattggtgccatattttttggaattaaaatggagaagatatgaatttttgaaaataatggaaataaaagaaattaaatcagaaaatagaaaaatcaaaaaaaccaggagcgtttgatcaagcctcattaattgacgtggctgatcaaatGCTCCAGACGTGCGCTTCCACCATACGCCTTGGTCAACTGAAACACACCAAGCctttaaataagtcataacaatggacgcGTGTGATTGAATCTGGAAACTCACATGGACGGATCAAATTGAATCTAGGAACCAGACGATGGCCAGCGCCACCGTGTTCTCCGGCCAACCTCCGGCCATATCCAAAATTTGCAGAACTTAAAATGGAAACCAAAATGAACGATTTAGGTATCattcgaaagaggaagtgatgtacatcacccctgtaccactcaattccactctagatctctatattgagagaaatcagaggtggaaattctgtggtgttcatgtgaacttcatggatttcaacaattgagcactcaaaacaattgcctctatgaagaggacttcagccaacacaatatccaagcaaatagatcaataaatagtgagtttcgaagaaaaaaccagttggagagaacctttgaattgtggtgatctgagcttgtttccttgcttcctttggccaaacagagcttcaatggattatgagagagaggtctaggaactttagatctagaaattcaaccagatttagttgaatttcagatctgagaaatttgaatgaaaatgaaatagttcctttggtaagaggtttggttttcaattcagcaacatttcaggttgattcatggatggaAATTGAATGGAACgatgcttctatttatagccaagcatgGTGCAAGCAATGAGAAATCCGtgtgtgcatggcaagtggatactctttgcatgggcttgcatgatcatgtaaaagacccaaattcaatgccaaatgcaatctgcAGTATAATTAAGCTGAAATGAACGTGTAATTGGCAATgcataggcttgtgtaatgagtttcaacatgttatgcacaattatgcctaaaacttctcctcttcgaaaatgccatttgccaaatccaaacatgagcatgtgagtaatggttggaaaggttttggtgtaaggaacaaatgttatgttgggcaaaaatccatttgaagtgtggaaatttgtgaattttgagtttaaagtttaaggtgcaaaacatgcaaaggtgaggtttccaaatttggccaatgttcaagcccctctgttttgatgatgcaaactTTAAATGAAAAAAcgttcaacataaaagttgtagatcttttcaagacaataaaaatggacttaatgtttgcatcatttagatttttgatgaaagagttatgggcacttgaagttggacttttttgcctttcaatgcatttggtccaaagtgacctataatgttttgcattatcacatgtatttcctttgatatttttaaattttgttcaacataacatttgaattagacatcttaagctttccaatgcatttgatcccacctcaaaatcataaaaaatgaatgacttatgttcttgggaagttgacccaaatttagggtttcagtcaaaatgacctataatgtattggaatgggagatgaccttacaagcttcaaataaatttttgatgaacatgatagttgttcatattgtccttaagaacattttttcttttgggatcatctccattttaccaacacataaaatgttaggtctgagtacatttcaaaataatcagatgaattgattgatcaacttctcaagtccatgactcatatcatgatgaattgatgattgaggaaactcaaataagttcaaatatgcatgaaataatgaattaaagaaacttcccttgattttatttgatcatgggctgaggttggttcaagagcaaggcattgtggatgatctgatgaactagggttccttgaggaacaaacctcaaactcaTTGACctgctttgatcaaaaatgatgaattgagatgctagggaggcatatttgatggatgagagctttgggaaccattgccatgtttgctatcatcttcacttggccatatctctacacaaaggatctccttgaagctcttgactttgtgattgctcaagctaaaaacaagaaatgttagtgacatatttttgtgcttttggttagtaaacaaaataagaaaagcaataatatacaattcaagcatgcttggtgatctcaaaccactcacaagaggtcccacccaaaggtaaagggaaccaagatgcttatgatccttgaggcaatgcaaatgcaatgttatgacgccatgagggatcttagggacaaaattaaGGTCTTACAATAAGCAACAcacattgaccaaatatgaatggaatccacataaatcaatggtaaacaaaagtgagataaagcttagaagtcaagaaacaataaaaatatttttggtaattttatgaattaaaataatacttgaattaaaataaacaaaataaaggtcaaacttctaatccatttcaaatcaacttggaaaagtccaaatggatcatcataagttcaacatggtcaaacaaggtttgacaaaaaatttcatcattttttgaaaacagaaactaattttaaacaatttaaaaatgaagaaaaataacataattgaactaaaatctcaaataaatctcaaatcaattaagaaattgatgagaatatttttcatagattcatcatcattcaaagatgttaagaaaatatttttggcatttttgaatattgaaaagtattttaaatgaattaaaaataaccaaaaaagagaaaattcaccaatttttttaaatggaatcataaaaaatatttaaaataatttttagaaactagaatttaagagactttttttgcaattggtcccatatttttatgattaaaaatgaagaagttatgaatttttaaaataaaatggaattaaagaaaataaaatgaaattcaaaaaataGGAAAAATCATGGAGCGCCTGATCTTGgttcattaaatgacgtggatgATTAGAAGGCTGATAAGCGCGCGCGCATGGTGTAGTTGAGTCAACAACATCACACATGGCATTAAAATAGGTCAATCAAATGGAGTGCTGAGATTAGATCCCAGGGACCAGATCCAAGAGCCATGAACTcgtccacgtggggacggtggtggaaactACCGTCTTCTCTGTCGAGAGTCACAGTTCCGGCCAAACTTGCAGGTTTCCAAACCTTCACTAAAATGCACGATCTCTATATCTTTAGAAagatggggtgatgtacatcaccccagtGACCTTGGTTTCCACCTAAGATATCTATGgagagagaaatttgagatggaaatttgtggtgttcaatctgagtttaattcatgaaattaaaagctcaaatcaattgcctctcacatgaggacttcagaggtactAAGCAATGCAAGAAATGATCAATATCCAGGTAGTTTCGAATGAAAACtgtttgaacaacaacctttaGAGTGCAGCTTTACAATGCCTGATCTgctccaattctttgatgcagtgtGATCTTGTGATAACAAGGAAGCAAGGTTtaggaattgaagttcaaagatcaaccaatgaagttgaaaattgaacttgaaaattggaaaagaaaactcacaattccttttaatggaggttgggatttcacttgtgcagcagttcaggcgcctttaggttggactttgaagataaatgaagcttctatttataggcaaggctgatgcaagcaaggagaaaactcatgtgcatgtgaagttgggtcctccatgcatgggcctgtacaggtgcatgggaggcccaaatgaaattgcaaatgcaagctgagatGCAAGTTAGGTGTTTTGGACGTGCATATTTCATGGTACAAGCTTGTGCGTGGAaattcaacatgttatgcataattggaaccaaaacttctcctcttcgaaaataccatttgccaaattgaaacatggacatgtgggtaatggttggaaaggtcttgacatgaggaacaaattttatgttgaacaaaaatccatttggagttgggaaaatattgaaaactgatcatgaagttcaaggtgcaaaacatgtatatggaaattttgccaaaatggaccaacttcaagctcttctgtttcaatgatgaaagcctcaaatgacaaaaccttcaacataaaagttgtatatcttctcaccaaaataaatttggacttaaattttgcatcatttggattttttatgagaaaggtatgggcacttgaagttggacctttacacatttcaatgactttggtccaaagtgacctataatgttttgtattataacatgtgtttcctttaggattatgaaattttgtccaacataacaattgaattagacatcttaaaatttccaattcatttgatcccacttcaaaatcatgaaaaatgagtgagttaggtccttgggaagttgacccaaaattagggtttcggtcaaaatgacctataatgttttgagatgaatgatgaccttacaagtttcaaatgaattttttatgaacatgagAGTTATgcatatggttcttaagaacatattttctcttggggtcatcttcatttggcaaacacatcaaaagttaggtcccagtggatttcaaaatagtcagatgaattgactgatcaacttctcaagtccaaacttcaaatcttaatgaattgatgattgaggacactcacataagctcaaatatgcataaaatgatgaattaaagaacttcccttgattttatttgatcacaggttgaggttgcttcatgagcaaggcacagttaatgcacaaatgaattagggtttccttgggaaacaatcctcaagccctttggtttatctggatcaaattgacaaattaagatacttgggaggcatatatgatgaatgagagaTTTGGTAACCATTGTCATGCTTGGTTTCACTTTCATTCGGCCACTTCATTgagtataggggcctcctaggagccttggatcacatgattgctcaagcttcaaaaaaagagatgttagtgacatatttttattcttttggttagtaaacaaaataagaaaagaaataatgtacaattcaagcatgtttggtggtctcaaaccaatTCACAACAAttcccaacccaagggtaaaggagccaagatgctatgatctttgaggcaagatgcaatgtgcaatgatatgattccatgagggatcttagagtcaaaattagggtcttaccCAAGTCTTCAGGCAGAAACATCTTAACTTTAACCTTCTAATTTTAAGATTTCTCTACTCTATTCTTATGACTTTTCAATAATTCCAAGGCATTGAGTCTCTCCTCATCTAGATCAACTAACTCATCAAGCATCATGTTCCAATATGATTCTGATGGAATCTCATTATGCCTATGAATTCTTGTTGATTGTAGGTAAATCTCGACTAGTAAAACTGCATCATGACCAAAAGTTAGTCGAAATGGAGTCGAATTAGTGGCTTCTTTGGGGGAGGTTCTACACGCCCACAAAACCTGATCTAAAGTCTTGTGCCAATTTCTGGGCCTCTTACCCACATGTTTCTTAATCAAACTAATCACCACCTTGTTCGATGCTTCAACCTGACCATGAGCATAATATGGCGTAGAAGTTAATAATTTGAAACCCATTTCCTTAGCAAATTCTTGCATTTTTCGACTAGTAAACACTAATCCCTGATCCGTTGTAATGGTCTCtgggattccaaatctataaataatGTATTTATGGATAAATTCAATCAAATATTCTTGGTCTACATTTGGCAAATGTATAACTTCGATCCattttgtaaagtaatcaatacCAACCAAAATATACCTCTGACTTTTAGATGATGGTGGTCGAATTTCCCTAACCAAATCTAAATCCCAGCCTCTAAAAGGCCACGATTTGACTATAGAATGCAGTTTGCTTGCAAGGACATGTTGTAtgtgtagtggtaaattcatgaccattaagttatgaataaacttaacgtcaataaaaccagagccgccaccgcgcttttattgtttccaagggaaaagggaaaagaacgaacaaaacccaaagataagaagttttcaaatcaaaactaataaaatgctagagatcacaggtaagggggttggttacacagaggaaaggtgttaaCACCTAAAGTTTTCTAGGTACTCAtaaggagcccttttttgtgtCTACATGGGTTTTGGTATgaaatgatgtttgcaataaatagagtgtggggatgagaaaagaattaattagttatatttttatgtttgacaagtccttcagacttgtgcctacgtactaacataaaaatgagggatcaatcatgccaatcatatcaattccccacatagagaagggccatggggaggaaatgacattcaaaagtggtggaggaacatgaatcttatccgcataaatttgacacttatggcatttctttacaaacttgcaacagtcagattccattgtcagccaatagtaacctgctctcaacatcttctttaccatagcatgtccattggaatgagtaccaaagaaACCTTCTTGGATTTTAGTCATCAACAGGCCTGCTAGCTAATCTTCAGGTAGAAGTTGCTAGCTAATCAGGTAGAAGTTGctagctaatcttctcaaagtcttcttatctttcaaagatgccccagacgggtaaatttgactttggagaaaacatttgatatcataataccacgatttttcatctttgacctcttcaacagcaaacacatgagttggcctatgaagacgcatcacagtcaaattgggaacttcattccaaaacttcaccataatcatagaagccaaagttgcaagagcatctgccatctagttttcttctcgagggatatgatgaaactcaacctttgtaaagaaagttgaaatcctccttgcataatctttatatggtatcaaaccgggttggtttgtctcccattcacctttgatatCATTCATAACCAGAGCCGAATCTCCATATACTactaaatacttgattctgagattaatggcctcttcaagccccataatgcaagcttcatactcagccatattatttaTACACTtaaaagtcaatctagctgtaaacggaagATACGTGtcttaaggagtaataatcactgccccagtgccattaccatactaattaatagctccatcaaaaaccatgccccaacgggaaccaggttctggcccttcttcaagcaatggttcatcagaatccttcattttcaagtacaagatctcttcatcaggaaaatcatattgcgctgactggtaatcttcaatcggttggtgagccaaatggtccgccaagacactacctttaattacttt includes these proteins:
- the LOC127122004 gene encoding uncharacterized protein LOC127122004 — protein: MVMNLPLHIQHVLASKLHSIVKSWPFRGWDLDLVREIRPPSSKSQRFGIPETITTDQGLVFTSRKMQEFAKEMGFKLLTSTPYYAHGQVEASNKVVISLIKKHVGKRPRNWHKTLDQVLWACRTSPKEATNSTPFRLTFGHDAVLLVEIYLQSTRIHRHNEIPSESYWNMMLDELVDLDEERLNALELLKSHKNRVEKS